A genomic region of Zea mays cultivar B73 chromosome 6, Zm-B73-REFERENCE-NAM-5.0, whole genome shotgun sequence contains the following coding sequences:
- the LOC103631207 gene encoding uncharacterized protein has translation MYETVKHFDNLLHEKHVYKMHNVKFSLHPGEFNFRHLNGPMELCLDQQSIVEPYTVPIQMAPFPKQILLNLADIAELPNRTLVDIMAVVVHLDTIHRTMWGPFRKIVIMDARGYLHIIKVWGDLLNKNALRWALAKEDYGIIIGTMFRRFRRQECLESSDHTAIHFNPFHHNTHHFRPIQKALVALNNRQFAVTFLEEERRR, from the exons ATGTATGAGACAGTCAAACATTTCGACAATTTGCTCCATGAAAAGCATGTTTACAAGATGCATAATGTGAAGTTCAGTCTTCATCCGGGTGAATTTAATTTTCGTCATCTAAATGGTCCCATGGAATTGTGTCTTGACCAACAATCTATCGTGGAGCCATACACTGTTCCAATTCAGATGGCACCATTCCCAAAACAAATACTATTGAACCTTGCTGATATTGCCGAGTTGCCAAACAGGACTTTAGTCG ACATTATGGCTGTTGTAGTCCACTTGGATACAATACATCGCACAATGTGGGGCCCTTTCAGAAAGATTGTTATAATGGATGCTAG GGGATATTTACATATCATTAAAGTTTGGGGTGACCTACTAAACAAAAATGCACTCCGCTGGGCGTTGGCTAAGGAGGATTATGGCATAATAATTGGGACTATGTTTAGACGGTTCAGAAGACAAG AGTGCCTCGAGTCTTCGGATCATACCGCAATACACTTCAATCCGTTCCATCACAACACCCATCATTTTCGAC CAATCCAAAAAGCTTTGGTGGCGCTGAACAACCGTCAGTTTGCTGTTACATTTCTTGAAGAAGAAAGGCGTAGATAG